A section of the Festucalex cinctus isolate MCC-2025b chromosome 7, RoL_Fcin_1.0, whole genome shotgun sequence genome encodes:
- the gpn2 gene encoding GPN-loop GTPase 2 encodes MSAHKGETQSLRFGQVVIGPPGSGKTTYCQAMQEFLTHLGRKVVVINMDPANDGLPYTCAVDISELVTLDDVMDGLKLGPNGGLLYCMEYVEANLDWLENKLKEHPDCYFLFDCPGQVELYTHQNSVKNIFSQLGKWNFRLTCVHLVDSHYCADPAKFISVLCTSLSTMLHVELPHVNIMSKMDLIEQYGKLAFNLDFYTEVMDLTYLLDHLAADPFFKKFRHLNEKLAEVIQDYSLVSFVSLNVQDKESMMQVLRAVDKANGCCFGDLEERNLQAMMSAAVGADFQFGSTLGVQERYLETSGRTVEEELMDL; translated from the exons ATGTCTGCGCACAAAGGAGAGACGCAATCCCTACGTTTCGGCCAGGTGGTGATCGGACCTCCAGGTTCGGGTAAAACCACCTACTGCCAGGCCATGCAGGAGTTCCTCACCCATCTCGGACGCAAGGTAGTTGTGATAAACATGGACCCGGCCAATGATGGACTACCGTACACTTGTGCCGTGGATATCTCCGAGCTGGTCACTTTGGATGATGTCATGGATGGGCTGAAGTTGGGGCCCAATGGCGGGCTCCTCTACTGCATGGAGTATGTGGAAGccaacctggactggttggaAAACAAGCTGAAGGAGCACCCGGACTGTTACTTCTTGTTTGACTGCCCTGGGCAGGTGGAGCTCTACACACACCAAAATTCAGTGAAAAACATCTTCTCACAATTGGGGAAATGGAATTTCAGG CTAACATGTGTGCACCTAGTGGACTCTCACTACTGTGCGGACCCAGCCAAGTTCATCTCGGTACTGTGCACCTCGCTGTCCACCATGCTGCATGTGGAACTCCCTCATGTCAACATCATGTCCAAGATGGATCTGATTGAGCAGTATGGTAAACTCG CATTCAACCTGGACTTCTACACCGAAGTTATGGACCTGACGTATCTTCTCGACCACCTGGCTGCAGATCCCTTCTTCAAAAAATTTCGCCATCTAAATGAAAAGCTGGCAGAGGTCATTCAAGATTACAGCCTCGTCTCGTTTGTCTCTCTCAATGTTCAG GACAAAGAGAGTATGATGCAGGTGTTGCGGGCGGTGGACAAGGCCAACGGCTGCTGCTTTGGAGACCTGGAGGAGAGAAATCTTCAGGCCATGATGTCAGCTGCCGTAGGCGCAGACTTTCAGTTCGGCTC CACTCTTGGAGTTCAGGAGCGGTACCTTGAAACCAGCGGAAGGACCGTGGAGGAGGAATTGATGGACCTTTGA
- the gpatch3 gene encoding G patch domain-containing protein 3, whose product MADSQGVFLVISNIPASFHSADLRNYFSQFIESGGFICFHYRHRPEVHRESQTCGDSEEDSDKSSVSDTTPVSANGNCGKKTKPTAKTCCCVVSVHNEHADRFIRMYAGNHWIDSKGNWLSRRCVVKRVKVSQHNDDNQFPYKTRFEQRHRMSQTELFTLSDLKTLSELNPPALMQNGNVGTSVKVFLQLIQSCRLPPRLIRKLGLTFPKTGSNRRYGNVPFQYQDTCTLPATEETVITAAGHEISGPGTLAARTSAPRRQDDRCETTENDEPQIEEQEDVQSNADDDDDCCEEWERHEALHDDVTSQERSKERLFEEEIELKWEKGGSGLVFYTDAQYWQEEEGDFDEQTADDWDVDMSVYYDKDGGDMDARDYVRMRLEKRLRDGFEDGSAHNQAIGSFERFTKGFGRRVMEKQGWKDGEGLGSSQTGIADALENEGKHPYCKRGFGYHGEKLLLHPGKKARRDFHITTIYDQPKDIDRGDSLLRRQPNNSMKYRGWQPGGSVGPRR is encoded by the exons ATGGCGGACTCTCAAGGCGTCTTTTTAGTGATTAGCAACATCCCCGCCTCTTTCCACTCTGCGGACCTTCGGAATTATTTCAGTCAGTTCATAGAGAGCGGCGgcttcatttgttttcattaccGACACCGGCCAGAGGTCCACCGGGAGTCTCAAACGTGCGGGGACAGCGAGGAGGACAGCGATAAGTCGTCCGTTAGCGACACAACACCCGTATCGGCTAATGGAAACTGCGGTAAAAAGACGAAGCCGACAGCCAAAACTTGCTGTTGTGTCGTCTCTGTTCACAACGAACACGCCGACAGGTTTATTAGGATGTACGCAGGGAACCACTGGATCGACTCCAAGGGTAACTGGCTATCGAGAAGATGTGTTGTTAAGAGAGTGAAGGTTTCACAACACAATG ATGACAATCAGTTCCCGTACAAGACGAGGTTTGAGCAGCGACACCGGATGTCTCAAACCGAACTCTTCACCCTGTCCGACCTCAAGACCCTATCTGAACTCAATCCACCTGCTCTGATGCAGAATGGCAACGTGGGAACATCAGTCAAAGTCTTCCTACAGCTCATCCAGTCGTGCCGGCTGCCTCCCCGCCTCATCCGCAAATTGGGCCTCACCTTCCCCAAAACTGGCTCCAACCGTCGCTACGGCAACGTGCCTTTCCAGTACCAGGACACTTGCACTCTGCCGGCCACCGAAGAGACTGTTATAACAGCCGCTGGCCATGAGATATCGGGGCCGGGCACTTTGGCCGCTCGAACGTCGGCACCGAGGCGGCAGGATGACCGATGCGAGACAACAGAGAATGATGAGCCGCAAATAGAAGAGCAGGAGGACGTGCAGTCAAATGCAGATGAT GACGATGACTGCTGCGAGGAGTGGGAGCGCCATGAAGCACTGCATGATGATGTGACGAGCCAAGAGCGAAGCAAAGAAAGGCTGTTTGAAGAAGAAATTGAGTTGAAGTGGGAAAAAGGTGGATCGGGCTTAGTGTTCTACACTGATGCCCAGTATTGgcaggaagaagaaggag attttgaCGAGCAAACTGCAGATGATTGGGACGTTGACATGAGCGTCTACTATGATAAAG ACGGAGGTGACATGGACGCCCGGGACTACGTCCGGATGCGACTGGAGAAAAGGCTTAGGGATGGTTTTGAAGATGGATCTGCACACAATCAGGCCATTGGCAGTTTTGAGAGGTTCACTAAG GGCTTTGGCCGCCGCGTAATGGAGAAGCAAGGCTGGAAGGACGGTGAAGGGTTGGGAAGCAGTCAAACTGGAATTGCTGACGCGCTGGAAAATGAAGGCAAACATCCGTACTGCAAACGGGGGTTTGG ATATCATGGTGAAAAGCTTCTCTTACATCCTGGTAAAAAGGCCAGAAGAGACTTTCATATAACTACAATCTATGATCAACCTAAAGACATTGATCGAGGGGACTCCTTGCTCAGGCGCCAACCAAACAACAGCATGAAGTACAGAGGCTGGCAGCCAGGGGGAAGTGTTGGACCAAGAAGATGA